Genomic segment of Gopherus flavomarginatus isolate rGopFla2 chromosome 2, rGopFla2.mat.asm, whole genome shotgun sequence:
CCACTGGAACCCTGGTAGTAATAGTACCATTTCAAACCACCATTTTTCCAGGCATAGCGAGTATCTCCAAACCAGCTAACAATGTCTGATCTTGGAAGGCCAGTTTCTTCTGCCAGTTTGTCGTATTCTTGTGGGGATGGCCACTGAGTACGGACAAATGAACTTTTAAGCATATGTAACTGCTCTGGTGACTTTTTACCCACCTTGCTTGCAGAACCCCCTGATCTTAGCCATACAGATCCCTCTCCTTGAGAAGTTTCTCCAGCCTCATCTTTTGAGCTACTTGCATTGCTCTCTTTTAACTTAGCTTCTTCTTCCTTTAaagcatttgttttctttctctctgtaaACCAGGCATTGATCTCTCTTCTGGTCAGTTTAGTCTGTGCCCTTAACCTATTCAGCTCTTCGTCTGTCAGGACAGGGTTACTGAGAAAACTTGCTTGGAGGTTGTGCAACTGTTCAGCAGTCTTTTCTTTGAATTTCTGTGGGGTGAAATCAGGGAAAGCATTCCACGATTGCTTATGCTGTGGCGTGACTACTGTTGGGGACTCATTTGTTTCATCACTTGAATCAATAATAATGGTGGTGGAAGAATCGTTGTTGAGATGAATGCCATGATTATTTTTTGAGTTTCTCTGGTTGTATCGTGTATCACTGAACCACTTTTTGATTTCTCCTTTGGTCAGGCCCGTTATTTTCATTAGCCTAATAATCTCTGAATCATTAGGGAACTGATTTTTAAGGTAGCTGACTTTTAATTCTGCCAGCTGTTCTTTCGTCTTCTTTGCACGGATGCCGAATGAATCCGGATTTACTAATGTGGTTTCGTGTTTGATAAGCTGAGGGGCTGGAATAGCAGCTACTTGCTTGGTTTCTGCCACAGGCTGGGCGGCATGGATCTGGCTCTTCTGTAACTGTGTCTGATTTGGGACTCCTGCTACTGTCAGAGCTATAGGGGCTGTTACTGGCAAAGTGTTTGTACCTGCGACTTGAGTGAGGACAAGACCTGGCTGACCAACTATTTGGCATGTTTGCAAGATGGATGGCAAGCCATTGCCAGCTGCTGAAATGTGCGCTGGAATAACCGTAATTGTCTGTGGTACAGTATGCACAGTGCCATTAAATTgcttcctccttgcttcttcCACTTCCTCTGGCGTCCAGCTCACACCATGCTTCAGACGTTGGGCAGAAAACCATATTTTAATCTGTTCCTCAGTATATTTAGCTTGAGCAGAGAGAACGGTGATTTCTGACATGGTTGGATAGGGAAATTTGTTATAGGTGTTGAGCAGAAGAGGATTGTTATCCAAAGAAGTGTTGTAGGTTGGAATGCTATTTACAGGTATTAAGACTTTTGGAATCAAGTTAGAGTTCTGTGGAGCTGTGACAGTAGTTATTACCTGTGCCACCCCAGGTTGAATCACTGGCGCTGGAGTCATTACGGTGCTAGTTGTATCTGCTGCATTGCAAGCAGCTGGATTGTTCATTTTGGACTCGGAAACTGCTGATTGTGGGTTTTCGACTACTTCCTCACAGTCTGGCTCattttcagtttccttttcttCACCAGGAATGTCTTCAGCTACATTGTGGAAAACAGCAATTCGTTTAGTCtcggttttgtttttcattttcataataggGGTCTTGCTAATTGAGATTCCTGATGAGGGGATCTCTGAGGTGTTGGATTGCTCAGCATTCTCCTCTTTCACAAAACTCCCATCAAAAGTGAGATCGTTCACTGTTTGCTCAAAGATTGTCTGATTATTACGTTTCACCATGGTCAGTTTAAAATTCTCTTCTCCGGGGTGGTACTTCAGATTGTGCTCTGAAAGAGCATCATACCTTTTGG
This window contains:
- the ZHX1 gene encoding zinc fingers and homeoboxes protein 1; this translates as MASKRKSTTPCMVLASEQDPDLEMISDLDEGPPLLTPAENATAESISSDEDIQEYMDSDNQQNKKVEGGYECKYCTFQTPDLNMFTFHVDSEHPNVVLNSSYVCVECNFLTKRYDALSEHNLKYHPGEENFKLTMVKRNNQTIFEQTVNDLTFDGSFVKEENAEQSNTSEIPSSGISISKTPIMKMKNKTETKRIAVFHNVAEDIPGEEKETENEPDCEEVVENPQSAVSESKMNNPAACNAADTTSTVMTPAPVIQPGVAQVITTVTAPQNSNLIPKVLIPVNSIPTYNTSLDNNPLLLNTYNKFPYPTMSEITVLSAQAKYTEEQIKIWFSAQRLKHGVSWTPEEVEEARRKQFNGTVHTVPQTITVIPAHISAAGNGLPSILQTCQIVGQPGLVLTQVAGTNTLPVTAPIALTVAGVPNQTQLQKSQIHAAQPVAETKQVAAIPAPQLIKHETTLVNPDSFGIRAKKTKEQLAELKVSYLKNQFPNDSEIIRLMKITGLTKGEIKKWFSDTRYNQRNSKNNHGIHLNNDSSTTIIIDSSDETNESPTVVTPQHKQSWNAFPDFTPQKFKEKTAEQLHNLQASFLSNPVLTDEELNRLRAQTKLTRREINAWFTERKKTNALKEEEAKLKESNASSSKDEAGETSQGEGSVWLRSGGSASKVGKKSPEQLHMLKSSFVRTQWPSPQEYDKLAEETGLPRSDIVSWFGDTRYAWKNGGLKWYYYYQGSSGNCMNGQAFVRRRGRGRPKGRGRGRPRGRPRGSKRINNWDRGSSIIKFKTGTAILKDYYMKHKFLNEQDLDELVARSHMGYEQVREWFAERQRRSELGLELFEENEDEEEMLDDQEEEEETDDSDTWEPPRHVKRKLSKSD